In the genome of Planctomycetota bacterium, one region contains:
- the sucC gene encoding ADP-forming succinate--CoA ligase subunit beta, with protein sequence MKAHEYQGRKILSDYGLPVPDGEVVRSVDEAVAAYQKFDGEGKGDLVVVKAQVYAGGRGKAGFVKLCKSADEVREAAEFMLSNRMTNNQTGPEGVPVSVLLVAPGVDIEKEYYVGVTVDRGKGTPVLIASAEGGVEIEEVAAKNPDAIIKEPLHPLMGLQPFQAREVAFKLGFEGKMVMKAAMLMVNLAKAFLETDAELAEINPLVITKEGELLAIDAKFTFDGNAAFRQKEIAAMQDTSQEKELDVRAAKADLNYIQLDGTIGCLVNGAGLAMATMDVIKLHGGEPANFLDVGGSVTSEGAIEAFKIILADDSVKGIMVNIFGGIARCDLIADALVEAGKQIGFQVPVVVRLEGTNVEKARDILAGASGDLPTLQTATDLTDAAEKVTSAVKQAA encoded by the coding sequence ATGAAGGCCCACGAATACCAAGGACGCAAGATTCTCTCCGATTACGGCCTGCCCGTGCCCGACGGCGAGGTCGTGCGGAGCGTCGACGAAGCCGTCGCCGCATACCAGAAGTTCGACGGCGAAGGCAAGGGCGATCTCGTCGTCGTCAAGGCCCAGGTCTACGCGGGCGGCCGGGGCAAGGCGGGCTTCGTCAAGCTCTGCAAGTCGGCCGACGAGGTTCGCGAGGCGGCGGAGTTCATGCTGAGTAACCGCATGACCAACAACCAGACCGGCCCCGAGGGCGTGCCGGTCAGCGTGCTGCTGGTCGCACCAGGCGTCGACATCGAGAAGGAGTACTACGTCGGCGTCACTGTTGACCGCGGCAAGGGAACGCCCGTGCTCATCGCCTCGGCCGAAGGTGGCGTGGAGATCGAAGAGGTCGCGGCGAAGAACCCGGACGCAATCATCAAGGAACCGCTTCATCCGCTCATGGGCCTGCAGCCGTTTCAGGCCCGCGAGGTCGCCTTCAAGCTCGGCTTCGAAGGCAAGATGGTCATGAAGGCGGCCATGCTGATGGTCAACCTCGCTAAGGCCTTTCTCGAGACCGATGCGGAGCTGGCGGAAATCAACCCGCTCGTCATCACGAAGGAAGGCGAGCTGCTCGCCATCGACGCCAAGTTCACCTTCGACGGCAACGCCGCCTTCCGACAGAAGGAGATCGCCGCGATGCAGGACACGAGCCAGGAGAAGGAGCTCGACGTCCGCGCCGCCAAGGCCGACCTCAACTACATCCAGCTCGACGGCACGATCGGCTGCCTTGTCAACGGTGCGGGTCTGGCGATGGCGACGATGGACGTCATCAAGCTCCACGGTGGCGAGCCGGCCAACTTCCTCGACGTCGGCGGCAGCGTCACGAGCGAAGGCGCGATCGAGGCGTTCAAGATCATCCTCGCCGACGACTCGGTGAAAGGCATCATGGTCAACATCTTCGGCGGCATCGCCCGCTGCGACCTCATCGCCGACGCCCTCGTCGAAGCCGGCAAACAGATTGGCTTCCAGGTCCCGGTGGTAGTCCGGCTCGAAGGCACCAACGTCGAAAAAGCCCGCGACATCCTCGCCGGTGCATCGGGTGATCTGCCGACCCTTCAGACGGCCACCGACCTGACCGACGCCGCGGAGAAAGTGACGTCGGCGGTCAAGCAGGCGGCTTGA
- a CDS encoding Txe/YoeB family addiction module toxin, translating to MPSTSTRRSMMRVVEFEPKALRDLQWLTSNERRLAVKTLKLADEVARTPLEGTGKPEPLKGNLTGCWSRRISDEHRLVYSVTETAIRVIACRGHYD from the coding sequence ATGCCTTCGACCTCGACGCGGAGGTCGATGATGAGGGTCGTTGAGTTCGAACCCAAAGCACTCCGAGACCTGCAATGGTTGACCTCGAACGAACGCCGGCTGGCGGTCAAGACACTGAAGCTCGCTGACGAAGTCGCACGCACACCACTCGAGGGCACCGGAAAACCCGAGCCGCTGAAGGGAAACCTCACTGGCTGTTGGTCTCGTCGTATCAGCGATGAGCACCGACTCGTCTACAGCGTTACGGAAACGGCTATCCGTGTCATCGCCTGCCGCGGGCACTACGACTGA
- a CDS encoding anti-sigma factor — translation MNDDRDESIDVLMLAFVLGVADDEQARDARARLDAGDTEALAAVDRALVAASEMAGSVEPVAIDAAAWRRLRDRVDPPGPISMPVPERHSPNWPVALVAPALAAGAVFVGWTTVQRQDAQRGVLAAEALVDQLREDADKADAQADDAQVQRRELQQTIATLETELATVAGDLATTQARRQKAMADLESLQRETSTVRQEAAGLRLTVARLEQRLEAQTQFAQRLDARLVAAQATLDLALSADSKLASLAGTEARPDAGGGAVLNATADRLRLDVDGLVPPTPAQTYQAWALPVERDPISLGTFAVGDDGRGTFDSELPDLPDDLNAVAVSLEPAGGTPQPTGPIVLVGPLR, via the coding sequence ATGAACGACGATCGCGACGAGTCGATCGACGTGTTGATGCTCGCCTTCGTGCTGGGCGTCGCGGACGACGAGCAGGCGCGCGACGCGCGTGCCAGGCTCGATGCCGGCGACACCGAGGCCCTCGCAGCCGTCGACCGCGCGCTGGTTGCCGCGAGTGAGATGGCTGGTTCCGTCGAGCCGGTCGCGATCGACGCCGCGGCCTGGCGTCGTCTGAGGGATCGCGTCGACCCGCCGGGCCCGATTTCGATGCCGGTGCCCGAACGCCACTCGCCCAACTGGCCGGTCGCCTTGGTCGCCCCAGCACTGGCGGCCGGTGCGGTCTTTGTCGGATGGACGACGGTCCAACGACAGGACGCCCAGCGGGGCGTTCTCGCAGCAGAAGCACTCGTCGATCAACTGCGTGAAGACGCCGACAAGGCCGATGCGCAGGCGGACGATGCCCAAGTCCAACGGCGGGAACTGCAACAGACGATTGCGACGCTCGAAACCGAGCTGGCGACCGTCGCCGGTGATCTAGCGACGACGCAGGCACGGCGTCAAAAGGCGATGGCCGACCTCGAATCGCTGCAACGCGAAACGTCCACCGTTCGCCAAGAGGCCGCGGGCCTGCGGCTGACTGTGGCACGCCTCGAACAGCGACTCGAAGCTCAGACGCAGTTCGCCCAGCGACTCGACGCACGTCTAGTCGCGGCCCAGGCGACACTGGACCTCGCACTCTCGGCCGATTCGAAACTCGCGTCCCTCGCCGGCACCGAGGCACGCCCCGACGCCGGTGGCGGAGCTGTGCTCAACGCGACGGCGGATCGACTGCGGCTCGACGTCGACGGCCTCGTCCCGCCCACGCCCGCACAGACGTATCAGGCCTGGGCACTGCCTGTCGAGCGTGACCCGATCTCGCTCGGCACGTTCGCCGTCGGCGACGACGGGCGCGGCACGTTTGACTCCGAGCTGCCGGATCTGCCCGACGATCTCAACGCCGTCGCCGTCAGCCTCGAACCCGCCGGCGGCACACCGCAACCGACGGGTCCGATCGTGCTCGTGGGGCCGCTGCGATGA
- a CDS encoding type II toxin-antitoxin system death-on-curing family toxin, whose protein sequence is MKDDPIWIERSVADALHEQQLELHGGSSGVRDAGLLDSALNRPRQLFAYSDPTPDIPTLAACYAFAIARNHAFVDGNKRTAAVVCELFLNRNGYELVADNDAAFDKFLALAAGDITEEAFTDWLSANVRKLDSD, encoded by the coding sequence ATGAAGGACGACCCGATTTGGATCGAACGCTCGGTCGCTGATGCGCTCCATGAGCAGCAGCTGGAACTTCACGGCGGATCGTCCGGTGTGCGAGATGCGGGGCTGCTGGACTCTGCGCTGAATCGGCCCCGGCAGCTTTTCGCATACTCCGACCCAACACCGGACATCCCGACGCTTGCCGCGTGCTACGCCTTTGCCATCGCACGCAACCACGCCTTCGTCGACGGTAACAAGCGGACGGCGGCGGTCGTCTGCGAACTGTTCCTTAATCGAAACGGCTACGAGCTTGTCGCGGACAACGACGCCGCTTTCGACAAGTTCCTCGCCCTCGCTGCCGGAGACATCACCGAAGAGGCCTTCACCGATTGGCTTTCGGCCAACGTGCGAAAACTCGATTCTGACTAG
- a CDS encoding sigma-70 family RNA polymerase sigma factor, with protein sequence MSHRSQNLADRWHFRQQVRRAGSLLAVTPDDPHDSELLAGIARQDLASLERLYQRHAPMLLGLARRMLGDLHEAEDCLQDVLIELWEKGDRFSASRGSVRSYLLPLTRSRCLDRLRKRRLRTVPELFEPADPAQTEPLAGAQHDELRSAVGDALDTLPEAQRRSLELAFFDGLTHAEIAEKTETPLGTNKGHIRRSLQRIADALQSHASEPASAGRTSSNDERRPS encoded by the coding sequence ATGTCCCATCGCTCTCAGAATCTTGCAGACCGCTGGCATTTTCGGCAGCAGGTTCGCCGGGCGGGCTCGCTGCTTGCCGTGACGCCTGACGACCCGCACGATTCTGAGCTCCTCGCCGGCATTGCCAGGCAAGACCTTGCGTCGCTGGAGCGCCTCTACCAGAGGCACGCGCCGATGCTGTTGGGCCTGGCGCGACGCATGCTGGGCGACCTGCACGAAGCGGAGGATTGCCTGCAGGATGTGCTCATCGAGCTGTGGGAAAAGGGCGATCGTTTTTCGGCGAGTCGGGGTTCTGTGCGGAGCTATTTGTTGCCCCTGACGCGCAGCCGATGCCTCGATCGCCTTCGAAAGCGACGGCTCCGCACGGTGCCCGAGCTGTTCGAGCCCGCAGATCCGGCACAGACCGAGCCACTCGCGGGTGCGCAGCATGACGAGCTGCGGTCAGCCGTCGGCGACGCACTCGACACGCTGCCAGAAGCGCAGCGCCGCTCGCTCGAGCTCGCCTTCTTCGACGGCCTGACGCACGCCGAGATCGCCGAGAAGACCGAAACGCCGCTCGGAACGAACAAGGGCCACATCCGTCGAAGCCTGCAGCGGATTGCCGACGCGTTGCAGAGCCACGCCTCCGAGCCGGCATCGGCCGGGCGGACGTCTTCGAACGACGAGAGGAGGCCGTCATGA
- a CDS encoding FlxA-like family protein: MAVTGVSASTPPSTEPTPEELLAQIKALQAQVERLQESQDRNASQAETNPSTKQEALETVLAEEDDRKQRPTFLQAVGTDSPGPFAGFAEGKFFLGDVDGNFFFNPNLQIQARHVANYSDAGNDTDFGWEMRRVKAGASGHIYTPELEYSVTFGFSRGSTSIALENANIQYSPEDGLFGVEHTSFLVGQFKDPTFFEEKTSSKRQLAADRSYANERLAGGLTDFVQGIQYLYNDGRIAWQVGYLDGANTDQTSFIDPAGTSFFFALNGRFDILLKGENARVFRDFTALNTEEDSLRAGAGFLVDLGDNDPGSFLYDLFATADISYETASGFGFFGAGMLRAFDNSGVEFIDLGFVTKASQIIDRDKGLEGFGQISAVFLENDDPRSGEQFMPEIVGGINKYWEGHNVKMTIDAGVLPNGSGVGNFTGIGYRGFSGNDLEFTVRGQIQLLI, translated from the coding sequence GTGGCCGTCACAGGCGTCTCAGCGTCGACGCCGCCGTCGACCGAGCCGACGCCGGAAGAGTTGCTCGCGCAGATCAAAGCGTTGCAGGCTCAGGTTGAGCGACTGCAGGAGTCGCAGGATCGCAACGCGTCTCAAGCTGAGACAAACCCTTCGACCAAGCAAGAGGCACTCGAGACGGTCCTCGCTGAAGAGGACGATCGAAAGCAGAGGCCGACGTTCCTGCAGGCGGTCGGCACGGACTCGCCGGGGCCCTTCGCGGGCTTTGCCGAGGGCAAGTTCTTCCTGGGCGACGTCGATGGCAACTTCTTCTTCAATCCGAACCTGCAGATCCAGGCCCGGCACGTTGCCAACTACAGCGACGCAGGCAACGACACCGACTTCGGCTGGGAAATGCGGCGCGTCAAGGCCGGCGCTTCCGGCCACATCTACACGCCCGAGCTGGAGTACAGCGTCACGTTTGGGTTCAGTCGCGGCAGCACCAGCATCGCACTCGAAAACGCGAACATCCAATACAGCCCGGAAGACGGGTTGTTCGGCGTCGAGCACACCTCCTTCCTCGTCGGCCAGTTCAAAGATCCGACGTTCTTCGAAGAAAAGACGAGTTCGAAGCGTCAACTGGCAGCCGACCGCTCGTACGCGAACGAGCGACTGGCCGGCGGTCTGACGGACTTCGTCCAGGGCATCCAGTACCTTTACAACGACGGTCGAATCGCCTGGCAGGTCGGCTACCTCGACGGGGCCAACACCGACCAGACGAGCTTCATCGATCCGGCAGGTACGAGCTTCTTCTTCGCACTCAACGGCCGATTCGACATCCTGCTCAAGGGTGAGAACGCCCGCGTCTTCCGTGACTTCACCGCGCTCAACACCGAAGAGGACAGCCTCCGCGCCGGAGCGGGCTTCCTGGTCGACCTCGGCGACAACGATCCGGGCAGCTTCCTGTACGACCTGTTCGCGACGGCCGACATCTCGTACGAGACGGCGAGCGGGTTCGGCTTCTTCGGGGCCGGCATGCTGCGAGCGTTCGACAACAGCGGCGTCGAGTTCATCGACCTCGGCTTCGTCACCAAGGCCAGCCAGATCATCGATCGAGACAAAGGCCTCGAAGGCTTCGGTCAGATCTCCGCGGTCTTCCTGGAGAACGACGACCCTCGCAGCGGCGAGCAGTTCATGCCCGAAATCGTCGGCGGCATCAACAAGTACTGGGAAGGTCACAACGTCAAGATGACCATCGACGCCGGCGTCCTGCCCAACGGCAGCGGCGTGGGCAACTTCACTGGCATCGGCTACCGCGGCTTCTCGGGCAACGACCTCGAGTTCACCGTCCGCGGGCAGATTCAGCTGTTGATCTGA
- a CDS encoding glycoside hydrolase family 3 N-terminal domain-containing protein, giving the protein MSLADRLILGLRGSRPGDERLERDLDACAEAGVVGVVLFEKDIRSGEVRNVESPTQVAELIAHVRERLGDVVVSIDQEGGRVARLKPSAGFAPLPSPVDLATMPVDERRGVLDASCAEMARLGITLNFAPGVDVAVNPDGPVMAALGRCFSADPSVVAEVAGDVIDAHVLHGITPCLKHFPGHGSANEDSHHALPDVTDVWQRDIELAPFKAFAQRDDLAIMTAHLVHRDLDPDRPASLSKPITTGLLRSELGFRGTIVTDSLDMAGARVGMTLSQTLRRAADAGADWLLHGCNSALDEFAADVIAAANDA; this is encoded by the coding sequence GTGAGCCTCGCCGACCGCCTCATCCTCGGCCTGCGCGGTTCGCGGCCGGGTGACGAGCGACTAGAGCGCGACCTCGACGCGTGTGCCGAGGCTGGCGTGGTGGGCGTGGTGCTGTTCGAGAAGGACATCCGCAGCGGCGAGGTCCGCAACGTCGAGTCGCCGACGCAGGTCGCGGAACTGATCGCTCACGTTCGCGAGCGGCTGGGCGACGTCGTCGTCAGCATCGATCAAGAAGGCGGACGCGTTGCGCGGCTCAAGCCGTCGGCCGGGTTCGCGCCGCTGCCGTCGCCGGTGGACCTCGCGACGATGCCAGTCGACGAGCGGCGGGGCGTACTGGACGCGTCGTGTGCCGAGATGGCACGACTCGGCATCACGCTCAACTTCGCGCCCGGCGTCGACGTCGCGGTCAACCCCGACGGCCCGGTCATGGCGGCGCTCGGTCGGTGTTTTTCGGCCGATCCGAGCGTGGTAGCGGAGGTTGCGGGCGACGTCATCGACGCGCACGTCCTTCACGGCATCACGCCGTGCCTCAAGCATTTCCCCGGCCACGGCTCGGCGAACGAAGACTCGCATCACGCACTGCCGGACGTCACAGACGTGTGGCAACGCGACATCGAGCTCGCTCCGTTCAAAGCGTTCGCCCAGCGCGACGACCTGGCCATCATGACAGCTCACCTCGTCCATCGCGACCTCGACCCCGATCGCCCGGCCAGCCTGTCGAAACCCATCACGACCGGGCTCCTTCGCAGCGAGCTGGGCTTCCGCGGGACGATCGTCACCGACAGCCTCGACATGGCCGGGGCGCGCGTAGGCATGACGCTGTCACAAACGCTCCGCCGCGCCGCCGACGCCGGGGCGGACTGGTTGCTGCACGGGTGCAACAGCGCATTGGACGAGTTCGCCGCCGACGTCATCGCCGCGGCGAACGACGCGTGA
- a CDS encoding DUF4394 domain-containing protein codes for MKTTLTLAAAAFATLVGSASAEIIYGLTTQNDVFLIDSAAPSVVLDGGAVGGLPAGVDLQAIDYRAATETIYLLDDMENVYTFDPVTFDATLVGTFSPRIPGVSYAFDFNPAFSGGEFARIITDSNDNRVISGDTGQYLAPVEKTDVFYPAGDPNFGADPNIAGIAYTNSFGVPTSTQQFGIDSDLGVLVTVANNAGTLDTVGSLGVGLITNELGFDISGATGIAYAALQDGPNSGLFTIDLATGAATEVGDFGSGDLVRSLTVIPIPEPTTLGLAGVAAMTLLRRRR; via the coding sequence ATGAAAACGACCCTAACTCTTGCTGCTGCAGCGTTTGCGACGCTGGTCGGCAGTGCGTCCGCCGAAATCATCTACGGCCTGACGACGCAGAACGACGTCTTCCTCATTGACAGTGCCGCACCGTCGGTCGTCCTCGACGGCGGTGCCGTCGGCGGCCTGCCGGCTGGCGTCGACCTGCAGGCGATCGACTATCGCGCTGCGACCGAGACGATCTACCTGCTCGACGACATGGAGAACGTCTACACGTTCGATCCGGTCACGTTCGACGCGACGCTCGTCGGGACGTTCAGCCCCCGCATCCCTGGCGTCAGCTACGCGTTCGACTTCAACCCGGCCTTCTCGGGCGGCGAGTTCGCTCGCATCATCACCGACTCGAACGACAACCGCGTCATCAGCGGCGACACGGGTCAGTACCTTGCTCCCGTCGAGAAGACCGATGTCTTCTATCCGGCCGGCGACCCGAACTTCGGCGCTGATCCGAACATTGCCGGCATCGCCTACACCAATAGCTTCGGCGTTCCGACGTCGACTCAGCAGTTCGGCATCGATAGTGACCTGGGCGTCCTGGTCACCGTCGCCAACAACGCCGGCACGCTCGACACCGTCGGCAGTCTCGGCGTTGGCTTGATCACCAACGAGCTCGGCTTCGACATCTCAGGTGCCACCGGCATCGCCTACGCCGCTCTGCAGGACGGCCCGAACAGCGGCCTGTTCACGATCGATCTTGCGACCGGGGCCGCAACGGAAGTCGGCGACTTCGGTTCGGGCGACCTGGTCCGCAGCCTGACGGTCATCCCGATCCCCGAGCCGACCACCCTCGGCCTGGCCGGTGTCGCCGCGATGACGCTGCTCCGTCGTCGTCGCTGA
- a CDS encoding CIA30 family protein produces MAFSTFFFALLFAAMPGANRSLLVTDFSETDANAGWRNVNDNVMGGRSDGQHRFEDDTMVLFGDINTNGGGFTSVRLPIDQGNLAGMTHVTLRIKPDDRGPWRFIAYDADNRRINYRIDLEPTGELSEWQEVTIAMADMIPSWRGRSLSVERYGRVEPSRIYQIGLILNDTRDGPYELRVDRIVATAVDKS; encoded by the coding sequence ATGGCCTTCTCCACGTTCTTTTTCGCGTTGCTCTTTGCCGCCATGCCAGGCGCGAATCGGTCGCTCCTCGTCACAGACTTCAGTGAAACCGACGCCAATGCCGGGTGGCGAAACGTCAATGACAACGTCATGGGCGGACGAAGTGACGGACAGCACCGCTTCGAGGACGACACGATGGTCCTCTTCGGCGACATCAATACCAACGGCGGCGGGTTCACCAGCGTGCGCCTGCCGATTGACCAGGGAAACCTGGCCGGGATGACGCACGTCACCCTGCGGATCAAGCCCGACGATCGTGGGCCGTGGCGATTCATTGCCTACGACGCCGACAACCGTCGCATCAACTACCGAATCGACCTCGAGCCGACCGGCGAGCTGAGTGAGTGGCAGGAAGTCACCATCGCCATGGCCGACATGATTCCGTCGTGGCGCGGCCGGTCGCTTTCGGTCGAGCGCTATGGCCGCGTCGAGCCCTCGCGGATCTACCAGATCGGTCTGATCCTCAACGACACGCGCGACGGTCCGTACGAGCTTCGGGTCGACAGGATCGTTGCGACCGCGGTCGACAAGAGCTAG
- a CDS encoding AbrB/MazE/SpoVT family DNA-binding domain-containing protein: protein MTTEVKLKKVGEQTVIELPQEVLERLHVSAGDSVRLSETTDGVALGRVEESEHDRQMRLAQDVMKRRESMLRRLAE, encoded by the coding sequence ATGACGACCGAAGTCAAGCTTAAGAAGGTGGGCGAGCAGACCGTGATCGAGCTTCCGCAGGAAGTGCTCGAGCGTCTGCACGTGTCTGCGGGTGACAGCGTTCGACTTTCCGAGACGACGGACGGCGTGGCATTGGGTCGCGTCGAGGAATCGGAGCACGACCGGCAGATGCGGCTTGCGCAGGACGTGATGAAGCGCCGCGAGTCGATGTTGCGTCGCCTTGCAGAGTGA